Below is a genomic region from Halictus rubicundus isolate RS-2024b chromosome 11, iyHalRubi1_principal, whole genome shotgun sequence.
CCTTTAAAAACACTGTAGAACCCCTAATGTCTGTTTGAGAGATAAATCCAAAACCTCCAAGCATTCCATCTACAGTTGGTGGAATGTGCTCCCAATATTTGGCAGCTGCAGTATAAAAATCACTTTCTTCATTGCCATTCTCTTCTCTTTCCATTATTAATGTTGCTCCAGTTACTATTaggttaaaaatttaataactaGGAAATAAACAGAAATATACTGAAGATGTGCCATGTGTTTTGCTATGTAGTATGTATAACAATTATTATATAAACTTCATTATATATTTATCCAAGTCAGTTTTATATTCAACATAATAATTGTTACATAATATAAGGTGTATAACTTCTATTTgattacaaatttaataagaATACACGTCTTTAATGTTCTTGTTGTAGGTATTAAATTTCAAGTAGACATTAGGAATGTTCGATTCCGATTCGATTCTTTGGGCGAAaagatcgattttttaaatcgattctTCACATTTCGATATTTTGGAAGAATCGATTCTTGAAGAAGAATCGAACATCTCTATAGCTTTTAtatttgaaacatttctttAATCAAGAAATTGCAGGATGGCTTAAAtcgattataaattttttattttgttggtttGTAGACAAGAAAAAGACACATAGTTCTTATCGCGGAGCGCGaatatttttgcatttaaaTTCATATGAAGCGACGTCATAGAGGACGCACAgatgaaatattaattaataattctagATAACAGACAATTGATAGAAGTTTTAGTCAACTATTAATGTACAATGTAGAGGTTTTTAATCATGTACATATAGGAATTGgcgaaaactatttattgttttagaAATAATTCAATCTGAACTGGCATCAACATTCTCTGTTTGTAGACCTTTGAAAGTAGCAACTGGTATGTACGTGACGAGGGTGTACAATTTGTTGGGAGAGTCTTCGTCGTCGTTTCTTCTTCTGCTTAATCGTACACGCACCCTGAATGGTACATTCCTGAAAAATACCACAATTTAATTAGAATGGAACAGAATTGCTTCGGTTCTGATCAATCTATGAATACATATTTGTCTTTCTATATTTAATTGCAATAGTGACCTAATTCCTTTGGACCACAGTTGCTTGTTCAAGCGTGTGTCGATCCTCACATCTGGAGTTCCCATTTGTTTTTCAGCAAACTTACGGACCTCCTTGATCGCTCGTGGAGCACGCCTTTTAAATCCTACACCATGGAGGCGTTTGTGAAGGTTTATTGTGTATTCACGAGTCACTACCTCGTTGATAGCGCTCATTCCTTTGTTCTCTGTTGTCTTCGTCATTTTGCCCTAaagaaagtttttttttattttatggttttATGTCGCATCAATTTCTAGGTTATTAGCGACATTATAATGTAAGCACGGACAGGTTACATTATTTGATTTATCATTTCTCTACG
It encodes:
- the LOC143358801 gene encoding large ribosomal subunit protein eL31-like: MTKTTENKGMSAINEVVTREYTINLHKRLHGVGFKRRAPRAIKEVRKFAEKQMGTPDVRIDTRLNKQLWSKGIRNVPFRVRVRLSRRRNDDEDSPNKLYTLVTYIPVATFKGLQTENVDASSD